The Argopecten irradians isolate NY chromosome 4, Ai_NY, whole genome shotgun sequence genome has a window encoding:
- the LOC138322296 gene encoding uncharacterized protein translates to MIYKLSFISFLIIGNLTNVLGFYPNQYASFLKGNDYTLADITEIGVLQAVATYFEGVPPPGSSTNVPAGSLTGITDITARKLYDAYYGNSSSETRFQEAINDLVKQNTKVDQEHYREAVWYVNGEQIPQAHTLLNQLRDSLLQVLGASTPSYERARELVGQYLHIIQSFYSNTNWVELHSNGAIYEDYGLPGKTLTNLAALSTDMCQSCGSSVGFPCFINMMTSPKELTSGYRDGQDIQKPYKDPATDNKGKCSHGGLHDKSADTIAALGGINKDTKDPTLSPHFANHDACGTGSHLNGLLQAVGNTHFEELFQLRPGNSLVFVIDTSGSMGSVVSAVKSKTQEIINLTKGTGLQPYNYILVTFSDPESATTVQESTNPNDIVNWVNAIQVSGGGDCPEYIMSEDPATDNKGKCSHGGLHDKSADTIAALGGINKDTKDPTLSPHFAIHDAAGLAAIAHTKYFLSDPVNGLLQAVGNTHFEELFQLRPGNSLVFVIDTSGSMGSVVSAVKSKTQEIINLTKGTGLQPYNYILVTFSDPESATTVQESTNPNDIVNWVNAIQVSGGGDCPEYIMSGIKAAVVKAKPNSHVYVFTDATAKDPEKQQYILSIVSEKNLHIDFVVTGSCDNSNAHFVQRRSVDAQMLQSNGQSQQADHHYDDMTGKMLAISKRHSKPGKTSDRDVVTVLQRTVGYDDPSLVQIPVDTYLFSIVIRIDGDVGTPLLAIQKPNGSYVTLDGIEASGNQLAGNTLEMTITNPTPGIWQIYRLDKSDWKLKVSGESLVTFSFKLHKSALLEMKEYIHSSQTDSLSDISVDVKSGSVDEVSVSEVTFNDEYGDVISSSLLTSVNGSINQKSYLGRVFLPGEKYRVAIEGLDNKGFNLRREKERLYSHVGKRSTSMAHRRSRRSTPTSWSGIDYYTWIAQASGGHVFHTTTSNIGTTTDVLKNSLSNSEVTIIRDIIKGGSTGCASINVPIDRTCKSFKVKVQGDNGLPVPHVSRPDGSTAGINGVTATKQVIGSNYVVLTYMYPQPGTWVIRRQDVYGWDIEVTAESEVDFVQSFLELGPDGLNMFEIKGRPIAGDNMTISIVVHNFVNITSLDNLVFLDKYGDEISRYQLQTKSAQRGRGVFSTTAIIPDQAFQVAVDGEDDLANTFRRVHTSLINTVAIKLEDLPVQNPFYLDEKLEIPYIITNVGGGTSMVNITISDDQNLAIRPTSQVISLMSGENSTSHFSMYADSGRVAVGTTTTITITAQPMGIIGAGFQFVIVRLTTEKRTKPKFDTIPPHCEVHPNIQGVCGSDECLCGQTFISADFTLWDEGEGLAQVDPVGIGSGNFSHTPFVIGDTKDNNTVNGTIRVDCCRKTVYINVVDNASLPTQCKIEVNPTYQNKGCNKTTIDTTPPHCGNLTNIQGICGTDDCLCSQTTVIANFEIWDIGDGLSTIDALGIGNGTFTHTPFVKGDVKANNTVDATLSVDCCRTTVFVNVMDMAGLPGQCVVDINPGYTGCKNNKHIDTTPPNCTLLNIQGTCGTDDCTCHQSSVTSDVQLYDVGDGLSTIHAVGLGTGSFTHTAFTKGDTLNTNIVNGTISVDCCREEVYVNVVDEAGLPAQCILPVNQNYTGCVITTPTPTTSTTVNTTSSSTNSVSSAVSNSASSSVSNSGSSTMSGAQSSTSSGATSATTSSPTATGATKSATQSSGGNDDGNEEVSAIAVAGIGLGAGMVGVAFVAAGAYLIKLKFYASVAPA, encoded by the exons ATGATTTACAAACTaagttttatatcatttttgatCATTGGTAACTTGACCAATGTACTGGGCTTTTATCCGAATCAGTACGCGTCGTTCCTGAAAGGAAATGATTATACTTTAGCAGACATTACAGAGATTGGAGTTTTACAAGCCGTGGCAACCTATTTTGAGGGTGTCCCTCCCCCCGGGAGTAGTACCAATGTACCCGCCGGGTCACTCACGGGTATAACTGACATCACCGCCAGAAAACTCTACGACGCTTACTATGGAA ATTCCTCGTCAGAGACCCGGTTTCAGGAAGCCATTAATGACCTCGTCAAACAGAATACCAAAGTGGACCAGGAACATTACCGGGAAGCCGTTTGGTACGTCAACGGGGAACAAATCCCACAAG CCCATACCTTATTGAACCAATTACGAGATAGCTTGTTACAAGTTCTGGGCGCCTCCACTCCGAGTTACGAGCGCGCCCGAGAGCTGGTTGGCCAGTATCTTCACATTATCCAGAGCTTCTACAGCAACACAAACTGGGTAGAATTACACAGTAATGGCGCCATATACGAAGATTATG GTCTCCCAGGCAAAACCTTGACGAATCTCGCTGCCCTTTCTACTGACATGTGCCAAAGTTGTGG ATCGTCTGTGGGCTTCCCGTGTTTTATAAACATGATGACCTCTCCTAAAGAACTGACCAGTGGTTATCGTGACGGCCAGGACATCCAGAAACCTTACA AGGACCCAGCTACTGACAATAAAGGCAAATGTAGCCATGGAGGACTACACGATAAATCGGCAGACACTATTGCAGCCCTTGGTGGAATCAACAAGGATACTAAAGATCCAACTCTATCCCCACATTTCGCTAACCACGACGCCTGCGGGACTGGCAGCCATT TGAACGGCCTTTTGCAAGCTGTCGGAAACACTCACTTCGAGGAGCTGTTCCAGTTACGTCCAGGAAATTCCTTGGTATTTGTGATTGATACTAGCGGATCCATGGGGAGTGTTGTCAGTGCTGTAAAGTCCAAAACGCAGGAAATCATCAACCTTACAAAAGGAACTGGACTTCAGCCATACAACTATATACTGGTCACTTTTAGTGATCCTG AAAGTGCAACAACTGTCCAGGAATCAACGAATCCCAACGACATTGTGAACTGGGTCAATGCCATTCAGGTATCGGGTGGCGGAGATTGTCCTGAGTACATCATGTCTG AGGACCCAGCTACTGACAATAAAGGCAAATGTAGCCATGGAGGACTACACGATAAATCGGCAGACACTATTGCAGCCCTTGGTGGAATCAACAAGGATACTAAAGATCCAACTCTATCCCCACATTTCGCTATCCACGACGCTGCGGGACTGGCAGCCATTGCGCATACTAAATATTTTCTCTCAGATCCAG TGAACGGCCTTTTACAAGCTGTCGGAAACACTCACTTCGAGGAGCTGTTCCAGTTACGTCCAGGAAATTCCTTGGTATTTGTGATTGATACCAGCGGATCCATGGGGAGTGTTGTCAGTGCTGTAAAGTCCAAAACGCAGGAAATCATCAACCTTACAAAAGGAACTGGACTTCAGCCATACAACTATATACTGGTCACTTTCAGTGATCCTG AAAGTGCAACAACTGTCCAGGAATCAACGAATCCCAACGACATTGTGAACTGGGTCAATGCCATTCAGGTATCGGGTGGCGGAGATTGTCCTGAGTACATCATGTCTGGTATCAAAGCAG CGGTAGTCAAGGCTAAGCCAAATTCCCATGTTTACGTTTTCACGGACGCCACTGCTAAAGATCCTGAAAAACAGCAGTATATACTTAGTATCGTATCCGAGAAAAATCTGCATATAGACTTTGTCGTCACGGGGTCATGTGACAACAGTAACGCCCACTTTGTACAGCGACGGTCAGTGGACGCACAGATGttacaaa gtaatgGGCAATCCCAACAAGCCGATCATCATTATGATGACATGACGGGCAAAATGTTGGCAATTTCTAAACGGCATTCTAAACCCGGAAAG ACTTCCGACCGTGATGTGGTGACCGTACTACAGAGGACTGTCGGATATGACGATCCCAGCCTAGTGCAGATCCCTGTCGATACCTACCTCTTTAGTATTGTTATAAGGATAGATGGGGATGTAGGAACACCACTCCTGGCCATACAGAAGCCAAACG GATCATATGTAACGTTAGACGGGATCGAAGCTTCCGGAAACCAGTTGGCGGGAAATACATTAGAAATGACAATAACG AACCCGACTCCCGGAATCTGGCAGATATACCGGCTCGACAAGAGTGACTGGAAATTGAAAGTCTCAGGAGAGAGTCTCGTCACGTTTTCCTTCAAATTACACAAGTCTGCGTTGCTTGAAATGAAGGAGTACATACATTCTTCACAAACAG ATTCCCTTTCCGACATATCTGTTGATGTAAAGTCCGGATCCGTTGACGAGGTTTCTGTGAGTGAAGTGACCTTTAATGACGAATATGGTGACGTCATCTCATCATCATTGTTGACGTCTGTGAATGGAAGCATAAATCAAAAATCATATCTTGGACGAGTTTTTCTACCAGGGGAG AAATATCGTGTGGCTATAGAAGGACTGGATAACAAGGGGTTTAATTTGAGACGTGAAAAAGAACGTTTATACTCTCACGTTGGAAAACGCTCCACAAGCA TGGCTCATAGAAGAAGCAGACGATCAACGCCGACATCTTGGTCCGGCATCGATTATTATACCTGGATTGCGCAGGCATCAGGCGGTCACGTGTTTCATACCACGACATCTAACATAGGTACAACCACCGACGTTTTGAAG AACTCTTTGTCCAATTCCGAGGTAACGATCATACGTGACATCATTAAAGGTGGCAGCACCGGATGTGCCTCTATCAACGTCCCGATAGACCGCACGTGTAaatcattcaaggtcaaggtcCAGGGGGATAACGGACTTCCTGTACCGCACGTATCGAGACCAGATG GTAGTACTGCTGGAATTAACGGTGTCACTGCTACTAAACAAGTGATAGGATCTAATTATGTTGTTCTGACCTACATG TATCCGCAGCCGGGTACATGGGTTATTCGTAGACAGGATGTGTACGGGTGGGACATAGAAGTCACTGCTGAAAGTGAAGTAGATTTTGTTCAAAGTTTCCTTGAGCTCGGACCTGATGGACTCAATATGTTCGAAATAAAGGGACGCCCAATCGCAG GTGACAACATGACGATCAGTATTGTCGTCCATAACTTCGTTAACATCACGTCCTTGGACAATCTGGTGTTCCTGGATAAATACGGAGACGAGATCAGCCGATATCAACTCCAGACAAAGAGTGCACAGAGGGGTCGGGGAGTATTTTCTACAACTGCCATCATTCCTGATCAG GCGTTCCAAGTAGCTGTGGATGGAGAAGATGATCTGGCTAACACATTCCGAAGAGTCCATACATCTCTAATTAACACAGTGGCCATAAAACTTGAGGACCTTCCCGTACAAA ATCCATTTTATCTGGACGAGAAGCTGGAGATTCCTTACATCATCACAAACGTTGGTGGTGGGACCTCCATGGTAAATATAACCATCTCTGATGACCAGAATCTGGCCATCAGGCCCACATCACAGGTCATATCTCTGATGTCCGGTGAGAACAGTACTTCACACTTCTCCATGTACGCCGACAGTGGACGGGTGGCAGTCGGTACCACTAC AACTATTACTATAACCGCACAGCCTATGGGAATTATTGGTGCTGGATTCCAGTTTGTCATCGTACGACTGACGACAGAAAAAAGGACAAAGCCG AAATTTGACACGATTCCCCCACATTGTGAAGTCCATCCAAACATCCAGGGCGTCTGTGGATCTGACGAGTGTCTGTGTGGACAGACGTTCATCAGTGCTGACTTCACATTGTGGGACGAAGGTGAAGGTCTCGCACAGGTTGACCCGGTAGGAATAGGATCCGGAAACTTCAGTCACACACCATTTGTTATAGGGGACACCAAGGACAATAACACAGTCAATGGTACCATCAG AGTAGATTGCTGTCGGAAAACCGTTTACATTAATGTTGTAGACAACGCCAGTTTACCGACTCAGTGTAAGATTGAAGTCAACCCAACCTATCAGAACAAAGGCTGCAACAAGACG ACAATAGATACGACACCGCCTCACTGCGGAAACCTAACAAACATCCAAGGAATATGTGGCACTGATGACTGTCTGTGCTCCCAAACGACCGTCATTGCAAACTTTGAGATTTGGGATATCGGAGATGGTCTTTCCACCATCGACGCCCTGGGTATAGGGAATGGTACTTTTACCCATACACCGTTCGTCAAAGGCGATGTGAAAGCTAACAACACTGTAGACGCAACGCTTAG CGTTGACTGTTGTCGGACCACAGTATTTGTCAATGTGATGGATATGGCGGGACTTCCCGGACAGTGTGTTGTGGATATCAACCCAGGATATACAGGCTGCAAAAACAAT AAACATATTGACACAACGCCTCCAAACTGCACTTTACTGAATATTCAAGGCACATGCGGAACGGATGATTGCACGTGTCACCAGTCATCAGTGACGTCAGATGTGCAGCTGTATGACGTAGGAGATGGTTTATCTACAATCCATGCTGTGGGGCTCGGCACGGGTTCTTTCACACACACGGCGTTTACCAAAGGCGATACGTTAAATACCAACATTGTGAACGGTACTATAAG CGTGGATTGTTGCCGAGAGGAGGTATACGTCAATGTAGTTGATGAGGCTGGACTTCCTGCTCAGTGTATTCTGCCGGTTAATCAGAACTATACAGGCTGTGTTATTACCACACCTACCCCCACCACTAGTACCACAGTCAACACCACATCCTCCTCGACTAACTCAGTGTCTAGCGCAGTGTCCAACTCAGCATCAAGCTCAGTGTCAAATTCTGGGTCTTCAACTATGTCTGGCGCGCAGTCCTCAACCTCATCAGGCGCTACGTCAGCAACAACTTCAAGTCCAACTGCTACAGGAGCCACTAAGAGC GCGACACAAAGCAGTGGAGGCAATGATGATGGAAACGAAGAAGTGTCGGCCATTGCAGTGGCTGGAATCGGCCTGGGTGCAGGGATGGTGGGAGTAGCCTTTGTAGCTGCTGGTGCCTACCTTATCAAACTAAAGTTTTACGCATCAGTCGCCCCAGCTTAG
- the LOC138322298 gene encoding uncharacterized protein produces MKIVSRRSNLSLLYLVIFLGDILISDVRSKPVITGSNVNSLSKFESNFDKDYFTSYKNESNLNTLKLIAVETPLQEPDMPHQEAISRMKITGQPTHVLSQEITQHIQSSEYNHIGGKTPTAYNTRGYSYTINPSPTKSSDDAYNRGPDLLPDVDNTNVDSSITSRLNGNRKVSISALMYSSYSQMSSSSSSSYDLYQFKSGEVSMRGLEDSDFQSSMGHVDLLNPVDFDPTMHVSSARSESDKIEVYHYISKSRMDSYTKNGQYLDDFTSIDNQNSISAEELPLKSSLIELHSTMTFSTEQSLKSFNLYSTDPLYSFRGSFKDFESEIPGPSLTSSIISRTSFTDTRHDGNLEILNLVPTASHNEMSSTGKGSGSYFQPTMPNMHRTQSDDVLSGFSILSSVTEKPLSDPSLYDVATPALTTKHVTISKEVNLDDSLEDDRMVTSLEIVAPTTVVTKTDPGYSDSANKSPKPSSFSRRHSDIFRTSILDVSDHTEKWTSITLGTNRNSSYRTDIETNSMDISNTSFDIPENPVSSIPTISTMLEFASFLPFNNITEKDNGAAKSQRGFMTTVIDIRPSSSFSSLSTLAPSFSSSPSPTSSLSLLLSTLISSSLSPSSSLSSSLSSSSSSSSLALSSFSSTSLSPSSTSLSSSPLMPSMSLSSLISTSILSSFSPSSTLWSSLSSSSLALSSFSSITLTPSSPSLSSSSSTLLTLNEDNSKNEQGQQPPSEETTDGTDVVVKSDDKEIKIEININNNIIQEEIPDTTAGTTSPTSTTPQQRSQLSLELMVVCAYMCQQRGLPIPPFCGCTLQAWLR; encoded by the exons ATGAAGATCGTGAGCAGGAGATCTAATTTGTCGTTACTCTACTTAGTGATCTTTCTTGGAGATATATTAATTAGTGACGTCAGATCAAAGCCAGTTATCACTGGATCAAATGTTAACTCACTGTCAAAATTCGAATCAAACTTCGATAAAGATTACTTCACAAGTTACAAAAACGAATCCAATTTAAATACGTTAAAGTTAATTGCTGTTGAAACGCCATTACAAGAACCAGATATGCCGCACCAGGAAGCTATTTCTAGGATGAAAATAACTGGACAACCGACGCATGTTCTATCACAGGaaattacacaacatatacaaTCGTCAGAATATAATCATATCGGTGGTAAAACACCCACTGCCTATAATACGCGGGGATATTCCTACACTATCAACCCCTCGCCAACTAAATCCAGTGATGATGCGTACAACCGTGGACCTGATTTATTGCCAGATGTTGACAACACTAATGTAGATAGTTCCATAACATCTAGGCTAAATGGTAACAGAAAAGTGTCAATATCAGCACTCATGTATTCATCTTACAGTCAAatgtcttcatcatcatcatcatcatatgaTTTATATCAGTTCAAATCAGGAGAAGTATCAATGCGAGGTTTGGAGGATTCAGATTTTCAATCGTCCATGGGACACGTCGATCTTCTTAATCCGGTCGATTTTGATCCCACTATGCACGTGTCTTCAGCACGCTCCGAAAGCGACAAGATAGAggtttatcattatatttcaaaatcacGGATGGATTCTTACACAAAGAATGGACAATATCTTGATGATTTTACAAGTATAGACAATCAGAATTCCATTTCGGCGGAAGAATTGCCACTGAAATCTTCTTTGATTGAGCTTCACTCAACAATGACATTTAGTACGGAACAGagtttaaaatcatttaatttatattcCACTGACCCTCTGTATTCATTTAGGGGTTCGTTCAAAGATTTTGAGTCAGAAATTCCCGGACCTTCGTTAACTTCTAGTATCATTTCTAGAACTTCATTCACAGACACTCGACATGATGGAAACCTAGAAATTCTTAATTTGGTCCCTACGGCATCACACAACGAGATGTCATCTACGGGCAAAGGGAGTGGCTCGTACTTTCAACCTACAATGCCAAACATGCATAGAACACAGAGTGATGATGTTCTTTCTGGTTTTAGTATTCTGTCCTCAGTGACAGAAAAACCTTTATCAGATCCTTCTTTGTATGATGTAGCAACTCCAGCATTGACGACCAAACATGTCACTATTTCTAAAGAAGTGAATCTTGACGATTCTTTGGAGGATGATAGAATGGTTACATCCTTGGAAATCGTTGCACCTACAACTGTTGTTACAAAAACGGACCCTGGATATAGTGATAGCGCAAATAAAAGCCCAAAGCCTTCTTCATTTTCTAGAAGACATAGTGATATTTTTCGAACAAGTATACTTGATGTGTCAGATCATACTGAAAAGTGGACATCAATAACACTTGGTACAAATCGTAACAGTAGCTATAGAACGGACATTGAAACCAACAGCATGGACATATCAAATACCAGTTTTGACATTCCTGAAAATCCTGTTTCATCGATACCGACAATATCTACAATGTTGGAATTTGCATCCTTTTTACCATTCAATAATATCACGGAAAAAGACAATGGTGCAGCTAAAAGTCAAAGGGGTTTTATGACGACTGTCATTGACATTAggccatcatcatcattttcatcgTTGTCGACATTGGCGCCATCATTTTCGTCGTCACCATCGCCAACATCGtctttatcattattattatcaacGTTAATCTCGTCATCATTATCACCATCATCGTCGTTGTCGTCATCGTTGTCGTCATCATCGTCATCCTCATCATTAGCATTATCATCATTTTCTTCAACATCATTGTCTCCATCGTCGACATCATTATCGTCGTCACCATTGATGCCATCAATGTCTTTATCATCATTAATATCAACGTCGATCTTGTCATCATTTTCACCATCATCGACGTTGTGGTCATCGTTGTCATCCTCATCATTAGCATTATCATCATTTTCTTCGATAACATTGACTCCATCGTCGCCATCATTATCGTCATCGTCGTCAACATTACtgactttgaatgaagataATAGCAAAAATGAACAGGGGCAGCAACCGCCTTCTGAAGAAACCACAGACGGGACAGATGTTGTTGTCAAAAGTGATGATAAGGAAATCAAAATCGagataaatatcaataacaacatAATTCAGGAAGAAATACCAGATACGACTGCCGGCACAACATCTCCGACATCGACAACACCACAACAACGATCTCAGTTATCTTTAGAGCTAATGGTCGTATGTGCTTACATGTGTCAACAAAGGGG GTTGCCTATCCCTCCGTTTTGTGGCTGTACCCTACAAGCCTGGCTACGCTGA